From the Catenulispora sp. GP43 genome, one window contains:
- a CDS encoding 3-oxoacyl-[acyl-carrier-protein] synthase III C-terminal domain-containing protein — MNSIEINRNNSPKVLRRQPLRLQRVTSFVPGSRSTIPELENRFGLSRSEIRLLTSFQGLDQIATADGLPLLDMLTAAGEAALDECGDVRYLIHAHTNQHLAAPAERTMDVLRSRLRLDQARAFSICHQGCVIGLTALRLAQSLLVAEPPGSTALLLIGEKALSPVLQYIPQTSVMGEAIAAVLVGLDGTGDLLIGAAHRALGEYYESLYMSKETLRRYRRTYTSEMIATMLDALNDADVTWDDIDIILPHNANRNSWTTVAREIDYPVNRIYLDNIPKLGHCYGADPFLNLIAARAESRISPGRTILAASAGQGGTFSAAVLVTDDGAV; from the coding sequence GTGAATTCCATTGAAATCAACCGCAACAACAGCCCGAAGGTGCTCCGCCGACAGCCCCTTCGGCTACAACGGGTGACGTCGTTCGTGCCCGGAAGCCGATCCACCATCCCGGAGCTCGAGAATCGCTTTGGACTGAGCCGGAGCGAGATCAGACTTCTCACCTCGTTCCAGGGGCTGGATCAGATCGCGACGGCAGACGGTCTGCCCCTGCTCGACATGCTCACCGCTGCCGGAGAGGCGGCACTCGACGAGTGCGGCGATGTACGGTATTTGATTCACGCGCACACCAACCAACACCTCGCTGCTCCCGCCGAGCGCACAATGGACGTCCTGCGGTCGCGGTTGCGGCTTGATCAAGCACGGGCCTTCTCCATCTGCCACCAGGGCTGTGTCATCGGCCTGACCGCCCTGAGGTTGGCCCAAAGCCTGCTTGTCGCGGAACCTCCGGGCAGCACGGCGCTGCTCCTGATAGGCGAGAAGGCACTATCGCCGGTCCTGCAGTACATTCCCCAGACTTCGGTGATGGGTGAAGCGATCGCCGCGGTCCTAGTGGGGTTGGACGGCACGGGTGATCTGCTCATAGGAGCAGCCCACCGTGCTCTCGGCGAGTACTACGAGTCCTTGTATATGTCGAAGGAGACGTTGCGGCGGTACCGACGGACCTACACCTCCGAGATGATCGCCACGATGCTCGACGCACTGAACGATGCCGACGTCACCTGGGACGATATCGACATTATTCTTCCACACAATGCGAACCGTAACTCCTGGACCACCGTCGCGCGCGAGATCGACTATCCCGTGAACCGGATCTATCTTGACAACATACCCAAACTCGGGCACTGCTACGGCGCGGATCCGTTTCTGAACCTCATCGCCGCTCGTGCCGAGTCCAGGATCAGTCCCGGACGCACCATCCTTGCCGCGTCCGCAGGACAAGGCGGCACCTTTTCCGCGGCCGTTCTGGTGACGGACGATGGAGCCGTATGA